One Dioscorea cayenensis subsp. rotundata cultivar TDr96_F1 unplaced genomic scaffold, TDr96_F1_v2_PseudoChromosome.rev07_lg8_w22 25.fasta BLBR01000480.1, whole genome shotgun sequence DNA segment encodes these proteins:
- the LOC120254538 gene encoding protein phosphatase 1 regulatory inhibitor subunit PPP1R7 homolog, which translates to MSRDPRGVGGTRSHRQPAIRSSTPESAGSSRLRKLSLRQNLFDDQGVDPISQWDSIPSKLAVLWRLNSYLLYFQGPSDITSRLLEVSSLNGLSKASNILMSFCGVSKNEVTRMEEVEHLHALQILELGSNRLRECKPKLEELYLSQYNGTAVDGRLSTTNKSSLLDVSMNKLTSINDIGKLDNVGGILWLNDNQIASLKVLISRSLVKGEANNHISRKQPIWELIFVILVTAEIKINFISVIMRSVMVFGYLK; encoded by the exons ATGTCGCGAGATCCCCGAGGAGTTGGTGGAACTCGATCTCACCGCCAACCGGCTATCCGTTCCTCGACCCCAGAATCGGCCGGCTCCTCGCGGTTGAGGAAGCTGTCCTTGCGGCAGAACCTCTTCGATGATCAGGGTGTTGATCCTATTTCTCAGTGGGATTCAATCCCTAGCAAGCTTGCAGTGCTCTGGCGCTTGAACTCGTATCTTCTA TATTTTCAAGGGCCTTCTGATATTACGTCTCGTTTACTTGAGGTTTCTTCCTTAAATGGTTTGTCCAAGGCCTCAAATATACTTATGAGCTTTTGTGGCGTTTCCAAGAATGAAGTGACCAGAATGGAGGAGGTTGAACATTTGCATGCATTGCAAATTCTTGAATTAGGTTCAAACAGATTAAGG GAGTGTAAGCCAAAATTAGAAGAACTTTATCTGAGCCAGTACAATGGAACTGCTGTCGACGGAAGGTTGTCGACGACTAATAAATCTTCGCTGCTGGATGTTTCTATGAACAAACTTACTTCAATCAATGATATTGGAAAACTTGACAAT GTTGGAGGAATTTTATGGCTTAATGATAACCAGATAGCATCATTGAAGGTGTTGATTAGCCGTAGCCTGGTTAAGGGAGAAGCTAACAACCATATATCTCGAAAGCAACCCAT ATGGGAGCTTAtatttgttatacttgtgactGCTGAGATCAAGATCAACTTTATATCTGTGATAATGAGATCTGTAATGGTGTTTGGGTATTTAAAG
- the LOC120254539 gene encoding LOW QUALITY PROTEIN: GATA transcription factor 12-like (The sequence of the model RefSeq protein was modified relative to this genomic sequence to represent the inferred CDS: inserted 2 bases in 1 codon), which translates to RQFPSEFRFSGDLSEPAFDELAELEWITNLGEETFSSEDIEKLHLISGVKSSSSGTVSAPSSATGTPARGRMRSKRSRAANVSWSSRLPILXSSSSSELEPIAVAAPPPPLPQPKPVKKKDFSTATVKRKCLHCDSEETPQWRAGPMGPKTLCNACGVRYKSGRLVPEYRPAASPTFVVSEHSNSHRKVLQLRRQKEQEQLRLGPEEVVNADADEFLIHDHIGIDFRQLI; encoded by the exons CGCCAGTTTCCCTCCGAATTCCGCTTCTCCGGCGACCTCTCCGAGCCGGCG tttgatgaGCTCGCGGAGTTGGAATGGATAACGAATTTGGGGGAAGAGACGTTCTCCAGCGAGGACATCGAGAAGCTTCATCTCATCTCCGGCGTCAAGTCATCATCCTCCGGCACGGTGTCGGCGCCGAGCTCAGCCACGGGGACGCCGGCGCGTGGGAGAATGCGCAGCAAGCGATCGCGCGCGGCGAACGTCTCGTGGTCATCGCGCCTCCCGATTCT CTCAAGCTCATCCTCAGAATTGGAACCCATCGCTGTGGCGGCACCGCCGCCTCCGCTGCCGCAGCCGAAGccggtgaagaagaaggatttttCGACGGCGACGGTGAAAAGGAAGTGCTTGCACTGTGATTCGGAGGAGACGCCGCAATGGAGGGCCGGGCCTATGGGGCCAAAGACGCTGTGCAACGCGTGCGGTGTGAGGTATAAATCGGGAAGGTTGGTGCCGGAGTACCGGCCGGCGGCGAGTCCCACGTTCGTCGTCTCCGAGCACTCGAACTCTCACCGGAAAGTGCTCCAGCTTCGGCGCCAGAAGGAGCAGGAGCAGCTCCGGCTAGGGCCGGAGGAGGTCGTCAATGCCGACGCCGATGAGTTCTTGATTCACGATCACATTGGCATCGATTTCCGGCAGCTTATCTGA